A window of Ignisphaera sp. contains these coding sequences:
- a CDS encoding RNA ligase family protein encodes MSSTEIVHYPKIKRLPLYSVPYRKEPLSDSEIEILFSSEVVVEEKIDGKFSSKEYEDYIVFYEYMRIRHSIFYTKLPSFIIAFDVYDKKSKRFLGVPEKHEVLKSLDWCYVPVIYIGKIDINSWRKELLKLMKRPSYYGAPLIEGVVV; translated from the coding sequence GTTGCCTCTATACTCTGTGCCCTACCGTAAGGAACCTTTATCAGATTCTGAGATAGAGATACTGTTTAGTAGTGAAGTTGTAGTTGAGGAGAAGATTGATGGTAAGTTTTCCTCTAAAGAATACGAAGATTATATTGTTTTCTACGAGTATATGAGGATAAGGCACAGTATATTCTATACCAAGCTTCCGTCTTTTATAATAGCCTTCGATGTATATGATAAAAAATCTAAGAGATTTCTCGGGGTTCCAGAAAAACACGAAGTCTTAAAATCTCTAGACTGGTGCTATGTCCCGGTAATCTATATAGGTAAAATTGATATTAATTCGTGGAGAAAAGAGCTGCTAAAGCTTATGAAGAGACCTTCGTATTACGGAGCACCTTTAATCGAAGGTGTTGTTGT